A single Paenibacillus sp. FSL R5-0517 DNA region contains:
- a CDS encoding discoidin domain-containing protein, whose product MIKGKSWMAVVIALMLLTVHLTSSAQTVHAAGEETKIAATLFVLKNESDVSNAKIHWAPVSGATAYELYRSENNAPYTLIQTLTGITTDDYELNVGNTYKYQVKAYGGTSLLTSAISPEYTPYSLPDNLTTFDNTTQSTLMLPNELKVGDTYYRFNFVQKSSGGFGEMIQQTSTDDITYGNDKVVLSYTDHPDLANSKFEGINILYHAPTNKFVFWAHYENSTDYTLARVSVASATPGEDFTFHKSFRPEGNESRDISIFKDDDDSAYLISTANNNSDTILYKLTSDWLDVDHQVSVIYENQHRELPKMIKKDGIYYLFSSQAAGWYPSIPLYSSAASIDGDWSELRTIGNTSTFSAQSGSVMRVKPNTGDNVVMVAYRWMFGWAGTQNGTTEERLLPVWFSDGYAFYDYFDQVLYNTSDDTLVPVQNGKLLSQGKPATAQTATGTNPASYANDGNYQTEWVGTGSSWPHWWKVDLGSVQPLSNVQISWWMQKGSEGFYKYKIETSTDNVNWTVALDRTNNTSYGFTSDSISNTAARYVRINMLNATLHNNPNNWYTPRLWEVKVFGLGTN is encoded by the coding sequence ATGATCAAAGGTAAATCGTGGATGGCTGTCGTCATTGCATTGATGTTGTTAACTGTTCATTTAACGTCCTCAGCACAAACCGTTCATGCGGCTGGTGAAGAGACCAAGATAGCTGCAACACTGTTTGTGTTGAAAAATGAATCTGACGTATCCAATGCCAAAATCCATTGGGCACCTGTATCGGGGGCGACTGCATACGAGTTGTACAGATCCGAGAACAATGCGCCATATACGTTAATACAGACCTTAACAGGTATAACGACGGATGATTACGAGCTCAACGTGGGTAACACGTATAAATACCAAGTGAAGGCATACGGTGGGACTTCCTTGTTAACCTCTGCGATCTCGCCAGAATACACCCCTTACAGTCTTCCAGATAACCTCACAACTTTTGATAACACAACGCAATCCACTCTGATGCTCCCGAATGAACTTAAAGTGGGGGATACCTACTATAGGTTTAACTTTGTACAAAAGTCATCAGGCGGTTTTGGCGAAATGATTCAACAGACGTCAACAGATGATATCACATACGGTAACGACAAAGTGGTCCTTTCCTACACGGATCACCCCGATCTGGCGAATTCCAAGTTTGAAGGGATTAACATCCTGTACCATGCGCCTACGAACAAATTTGTTTTTTGGGCTCACTATGAAAACAGTACAGACTACACGCTTGCCAGAGTATCTGTGGCTTCAGCAACGCCTGGAGAAGACTTTACATTTCACAAAAGCTTTCGGCCGGAAGGGAACGAATCCAGAGATATCTCCATTTTCAAAGATGACGATGACTCAGCTTATCTGATCTCTACCGCCAATAATAATTCGGACACGATTCTGTATAAGTTAACCTCTGATTGGCTGGATGTGGATCATCAAGTATCTGTTATATATGAAAATCAACACAGGGAACTACCTAAAATGATCAAAAAGGATGGCATTTATTATTTGTTCTCTTCCCAAGCAGCAGGATGGTATCCGAGTATTCCTTTGTATTCTTCCGCAGCAAGCATAGACGGAGATTGGTCTGAATTACGGACCATTGGCAACACATCAACCTTCTCGGCGCAGTCGGGTTCCGTTATGCGGGTGAAGCCAAACACGGGTGACAACGTGGTTATGGTTGCGTATCGCTGGATGTTCGGTTGGGCAGGTACACAAAATGGAACAACAGAGGAACGATTGCTTCCCGTGTGGTTCTCCGATGGTTATGCATTTTATGATTATTTTGATCAAGTCCTGTACAACACAAGCGATGATACGCTAGTTCCAGTCCAAAATGGAAAACTCCTGTCACAAGGTAAACCGGCAACAGCGCAAACGGCTACCGGAACGAACCCTGCAAGTTATGCGAATGACGGCAACTATCAAACCGAATGGGTGGGCACAGGCAGTTCCTGGCCACATTGGTGGAAGGTCGATCTTGGCTCCGTTCAACCATTGAGTAATGTACAAATCTCCTGGTGGATGCAAAAAGGCTCTGAAGGATTTTACAAATATAAAATAGAAACCAGCACGGATAATGTAAACTGGACCGTGGCGTTGGATCGAACTAATAATACATCTTATGGCTTCACCTCAGATTCTATATCGAACACTGCCGCTAGGTATGTACGGATTAAT